A window of the Arachis duranensis cultivar V14167 chromosome 5, aradu.V14167.gnm2.J7QH, whole genome shotgun sequence genome harbors these coding sequences:
- the LOC107488786 gene encoding uncharacterized protein LOC107488786, translating to MQAVSVIPFPNLSAKFENDFAAKLRIYDDEKPKTEVLEQEQEQVNEEQEQEEEQEEEEEFSFVFSNPEVSPVSADDVFDNGQIRPVYPIFDQNLLFSDEYAGGASSSAVSTAAATEGPYCEWSPKMAGKSNSTGFSKLWKLRDHKLRSNSDGKDAFVFLSPPSTAKTEKAGSGNGAVKKAVKVTKGKTTTTSSSSSSSSAHEKHYVMNRARKESGKRRSYLPYRQELFGFFSSTTALSRNVHPY from the coding sequence ATGCAAGCTGTCTCGGTTATACCATTTCCGAATTTATCGGCAAAATTTGAAAACGATTTCGCGGCCAAGCTCAGAATCTACGACGACGAGAAACCTAAAACCGAAGtgttagaacaagaacaagaacaagtaaACGAAGAACAAGAGCAAGAGGAAGagcaagaggaagaggaagagttcaGCTTCGTGTTTTCGAATCCCGAGGTTTCGCCGGTTTCCGCTGATGATGTATTCGATAACGGCCAGATCCGGCCGGTGTACCCGATTTTCGATCAGAATCTTCTCTTTTCAGACGAGTACGCCGGCGGAGCGTCGTCATCGGCGGTTTCGACGGCTGCAGCAACGGAGGGACCGTACTGCGAGTGGTCGCCGAAGATGGCGGGGAAGAGCAATTCGACAGGGTTCTCGAAGCTGTGGAAGCTGAGGGACCATAAGCTTCGGAGCAACAGCGACGGCAAGGACGCATTCGTGTTCTTGAGTCCGCCGTCGACGGCGAAGACGGAGAAGGCGGGATCAGGAAACGGCGCCGTTAAGAAGGCAGTTAAAGTGACGAAGGGTAAAACGACGACGACGTCGTCGTCGTCTAGTAGTTCTTCGGCGCACGAGAAGCATTACGTTATGAACAGAGCGAGGAAAGAGAGTGGTAAACGGCGGTCTTACTTGCCGTATAGGCAAGAACTCTTTGGGTTCTTCTCTAGTACCACCGCACTCAGTAGAAATGTTCATCCTTATTAG